A window of the Bufo gargarizans isolate SCDJY-AF-19 chromosome 1, ASM1485885v1, whole genome shotgun sequence genome harbors these coding sequences:
- the LOC122927966 gene encoding uncharacterized protein LOC122927966 gives MELSSLDSNQWPPKSDNNVMDTPRTSNLKFLRAKRLNYFGGKSSQNPLSKTEESQNVGQTMKTATPRRCRSAPTSDHVTADNNVPKKINAVATTMSPNREKSLDATEEAKPPTSTSPQDKHANLGKGHLMDSPAPRTLHLPTTEMEIKEHTKHHNLQSVAEISCEPNKSITNSSQLKISNPPVPSIQHFMQPVTKQKAKDMLTQHGPEAALEKSGGKVLFADNVLQSSDKEPESEGYPTYYDPLDTPKQVKEGRYLSTKPEPDEVDVLSTHRSLLSSRLVTDLDQDYLEDLSVPEREKLQHVMTWAKKFLDKCSGGEVISHNGDTLSKNMDEDISFECTGSSRVTDKYLKLNSVGFNEHGFKKHPCIVDEPKESAQGQLLLSKSPRSLYKPKSKSKTAQLDSYLAESMPNFHHSDHEEVDNFSASSCSVFPKLVKNRDVKSAFNIKGYDSLGEQFFDSNKQGHMDSDNLFRNRTKPNRSHYNTHTLKDTKPGPALKDSYIDREDDLSSPDSCLDTERLNSLLEDLEGIEKDLKKTGENDGSRTDRTYLVKNIAQPGANTYISVSGKIPDSLQPALPRVDSSSSLSEGYTRKIYHVCPACGFTNTTSSNWCTECGSALKCAKKQPMVNNRSFELPKPHILDDRAADEIFSRNTQRKSFDNNAMTKQNATELGRAVCWEDNSDVASDSEGSVLEKYFFYVKRLDMLRSQEKGTPTKLFQDQHNSETSSDDESSEDYSIPRVRSGPAKPWGETETLGTDPYHLGDQAMKEDSLKGFNEHINGIEGSNLKGLLDRKLQKAPDISSKVTGPKRYWEKSSIAWSSYTHGELKPRSRHSIQRPTSADFKKNMDQTQADNDTEINAANKTESFIQRENNCMGNANEYKNVAVAYMKTSNAWAVSEHLCKNKWERSTQNHQRR, from the exons ATGGAGCTGTCATCTCTTGATTCAAATCAGTGGCCCCCAAAGTCTGATAATAATGTAATGGATACTCCACGGACAAGTAATCTAAAATTTCTACGGGCTAAAAGgctgaattattttggtggaaaaagttCCCAGAATCCTTTATCCAAGACAGAAGAATCACAAAATGTAGGGCAAACCATGAAGACTGCAACACCACGTAGATGCCGTTCAGCACCTACCTCAGACCACGTTACTGCAGATAATAATGTGCCTAAAAAAATTAATGCTGTAGCAACAACCATGTCTCCAAATAGAGAAAAATCTCTAGACGCCACAGAAGAAGCAAAACCACCAACATCAACTTCTCCTCAAGATAAGCACGCAAACCTAGGAAAAGGCCACCTTATGGATTCTCCTGCTCCTCGCACACTGCACTTACCTACAACAGAAATGGAAATAAAGGAACATACCAAGCACCATAACTTACAGTCAGTAGCAGAAATATCCTGTGAGCCTAACAAATCGATCACTAATAGTTCACAGCTCAAAATATCAAATCCTCCAGTTCCCTCTATACAGCATTTCATGCaaccagtaacaaagcaaaaggCTAAGGATATGCTTACACAGCATGGTCCAGAAGCAGCGCTGGAGAAATCTGGGGGCAAAGTGTTGTTTGCAGACAACGTCTTACAATCATCTGACAAGGAACCTGAGAGTGAAGGTTATCCCACATACTATGACCCACTGGATACACCAAAACAAGTCAAGGAAGGAAGGTATTTATCTACAAAACCAGAACCAGATGAAGTAGATGTACTTTCTACTCACCGGAGTCTTTTAAGTAGTAGACTTGTCACAGACTTAGATCAGGACTATTTAGAAGACTTGTCTGTGCCAGAAAGAGAAAAACTTCAACATGTTATGACCTGGGCTAAAAAATTCTTAGACAAATGCAGTGGTGGAGAGGTGATATCTCACAATGGTGATACTTTGTCAAAAAACATGGATGAAGATATTTCTTTTGAATGCACTGGAAGTTCTAGAGTCACTGATAAATACCTAAAGTTAAATAGTGTGGGGTTCAATGAGCAtggatttaaaaaacacccttgtaTTGTTGATGAACCCAAGGAATCTGCTCAAGGCCAGTTACTGTTGTCAAAAAGTCCCAGAAGTTTGTATAAACCAAAATCAAAAAGTAAAACAGCACAACTAGATTCCTACTTGGCTGAATCTATGCCTAATTTCCATCATAGTGACCATGAAGAGGTTGACAATTTTTCTGCATCTTCATGCAGTGTATTTCCTAAACTGGTGAAGAACAGGGATGTAAAGAGTGCCTTCAATATTAAGGGCTATGACAGTTTAGGAGAACAATTTTTTGACAGCAACAAGCAAGGCCATATGGATAGTGATAATCTTTTCAGAAATCGGACCAAGCCCAATCGATCTCATTATAACACACATACCCTTAAAGATACCAAACCAGGTCCAGCCTTAAAGGACAGTTATATAGATCGAGAAGATGACTTAAGTTCACCGGACTCCTGTCTTGATACTGAAAGACTTAACTCTCTACTAGAAGATCTTGAAGGGATAGAGAAAGACTTAaaaaagactggagaaaatgatgGTTCAAGAACAGACAGAACATATTTAGTGAAAAACATTGCGCAGCCTGGTGCCAACACTTATATATCAGTGTCGGGGAAGATTCCAGACAGTTTGCAACCAGCTTTACCCAGGGTAGACTCTAGCAGCAGTCTGTCTGAAGGTTACACAAGGAAAATATATCACGTGTGCCCTGCATGTGGTTTTACCAATACCACTAGTTCTAACTGGTGCACAGAGTGTGGTTCAGCATTAAAGTGTGCAAAGAAGCAACCTATGGTAAATAACAGAAGTTTTGAATTACCAAAGCCACATATATTAGACGACCGTGCCGCAGATGAAATCTTTAGTCGGAACACCCAAAGGAAGAGTTTTGATAATAACGCAATGACAAAGCAGAATGCAACAGAATTAGGAAGAGCAGTGTGCTGGGAGGACAACTCAGATGTAGCCTCAGATAGTGAAGGCAGTGTGCTTGAGAAGTATTTCTTTTATGTGAAACGGCTGGATATGCTAAGAAGTCAAGAAAAGGGGACTCCAACAAAGCTTTTTCAAGATCAACATAACAGTGAAACTTCAAGTGATGATGAATCTTCTGAGGATTACTCCATACCTCGTGTAAGAAGTGGTCCAGCCAAACCTTGGGGTGAAACTGAGACACTGGGAACTGATCCATATCATTTGGGTGATCAAGCTATGAAAGAAGACAGTCTTAAAGGATTCAATGAGCACATTAATGGGATCGAAGGGTCCAACCTCAAGGGTCTTTTAG ATAGAAAGCTGCAGAAAGCCCCAGATATTTCATCAAAAGTGACTGGTCCTAAGAGGTATTGGGAGAAGTCCAGTATTGCTTGGTCCTCATACACACATGGAGAGCTGAAGCCAAG